From Scophthalmus maximus strain ysfricsl-2021 chromosome 14, ASM2237912v1, whole genome shotgun sequence, one genomic window encodes:
- the rgcc gene encoding regulator of cell cycle RGCC isoform X3, with product MRTEKCDCVFIAEELSDALCEFAAVIEDFTSPVEKRHFRYDEHLQTVKRRSSASVSDSGISDSENGLRSLSKDFLQLPSPGRDLQGNDGKRFRKKRAESGEAI from the exons ATGAGAACTGAGAAGTGTGACTGCGTGTTCATAGCGGAGGAGCTGAGCGACGCGCTGTGCGAGTTCGCCGCGGTGATCGAAGACTTCACGTCGCCGGTGGAGAAGCGTCACTTCCGGTACGACGAGCACCTGCAGACGGTGAAGAGGCGGAGCAGCGCGAGCGTCAGCGACAGCGGCATCAGCGACTCCGAGA ACGGACTGAGAAGCTTGAGCAAAGATTTTCTGCAGCTCCCCTCCCCAGGAAGGGATTTACAAGGAAATGATGGGAAGAGATttagaaagaaaagagcagaatCAGGAGAGGCGATCTGA